From Lucilia cuprina isolate Lc7/37 chromosome 4, ASM2204524v1, whole genome shotgun sequence:
aaattctaaaataaggacttatttaacaaacaatacacaaaattaacataaatttgcaTGAAAGcaaacagtaacaacaacattagACTCCTgtaaaagacaaaaaacaacacaataaaaataaaaataacgaaaaaaaaaatcacgcAACATACAACAAACAATGAAATGAACACGGACCTAAGAGAgcagagaaagagaaaaacaacagaaaaaacttttagttgCATGTACAATAATTAACCCATGTCAGCAAGAATGTacttaatatgtttaaatatgtgTGTGTTAATATGTGTTTTCCAAAAGGATCCTTTAGTATGTTGAGGTCGTTATTATTGTTAATGTCGTGTAAGCATTTTGCTAAATAAGCACAAAAATGCTTAATATTTGTAGAGGTTTTCACAAGTCTATAATATGaacaataacagcaaaaacaataggAAAAATTGCTCATATAACAACAAATTGTGGTCGACCAAGAACAAGACCAACATTTGCAATATGGTACTTAAACATCAACCACACATACCGGCACGTTGATACTTACACTCTTACTTACCCACGGGTGTCATTGAAATTGGAAAATCTTTTGGAAAATTGTTGCTAAGAAAATAGTGGAAGGGCTAGATATGTCTAACTCAGCTGACCTTATGAGGAGTAAATTAAGGatgtgatattttaaaaaatcttgttcCAAGTGAAATAGAAAGTGTCACTGTTTTTACAGCAGTCGATGGCCTAGTTCTATAGCGAGGAaattattatgcgtttgtgctgatgtttataacactgagtcgatttagctatgttcgtccatctgtctgttgatGTAAACTTTTTGCAAacactacaggtcgcaattttcaagataatttcatgaaatttgacacatactcAAGCACGAAGCCTACTGAAAATTGTCGGCAAAACTTCGTTTGTTGGGTGATcgaatatatattcatatatcttttttaattataacactGACGGATAAAGATATATACACGCCAGGTACTAAACTGAcatcaaagtgtttataatttttcaataacattcgttGTTATAGTATAcacatacgtacgacaacaaGCGTTGCCggaatctaaattttatacacattctttgtgtaaatgttaacaaactcactattgacaacggattgtttacgataaaaaattacaatttaaaattccagcaacattttttactaaatttgttGTCAATTAGTAAGGGAACCTACCTTCAaatcataattataaataactaTAGTTATCAAACCTCTAATGTTAAAAGATTTTACATGTTTATAAAAAGCCTCAACTTTTActtagtaaattattaaaatttttcttaaaaattttatttgtaattaattgtttacaaCATGCTACATACTAAAAATGTCGTTCTTTTCccctatttttttgtaataatcatAATTACTGGCAGTTTACCGGAGGCAATTTATGTGCAAAAATTGaccaaaacatatttaaacaccctctataatatttttgttatatagaaCAAAAAAAGCGAAGGCAAACATAAAAAGGAAGgtgtgtttaatttataaacaacaatatacattttatttctaaataacataaaaggcatatgtatgtttacataaatacatatttcaaaacTGTCCCCCTTGCCTATAACCTcaattttttgtgtaatttttttttaataaataatggcAATATTGGCACCTTTATTGTTGTACACTTGAATTCCCTGATTCTATAGATTTACTTACTTAGTTGTTTGTGAGGAAATCCCAGATACTTACAataccacatacatacatgtgtatacaTTTTAGTTAGTTTGTGAATATGTAGGACCCTTTTTTCTCTGGGTTGTATGTTGCAGtggcaattattattattaaaaggtGTCAAACTGCTTTTGTTGtggtgttttttttaactttttaccctgtagttattttttgcttttcgtGTAATAAGTTTATGTAGTTGATACTTTTGTggttaataaataactttatatttattatagtttatgtttttgtacgtgtttttatttatttcatttaattctttttttattattatttgtaaagtttttctttttggtgtttttgtttATGGCCTTGTTGTAGTATTGTCATTTAGTGATTAATGACTTGTTGGTGTTTAAAATGTCTGATGGTATTATACATTTTCTACACACgtatactttttatattaataaaattctgtaattgtgttaaattactGCTAAAGTGTATTGAAACGTTGTggtatttacatttttcaaatatatatgcaattgtttttgttatgaatgtatttgtgaaataaacgattttcaatttgtttgaaatgagtctcaaaaatactttattttagggtttaaaaactttttttaatttcatattatttctaaaagatttcaaaataattcTTCTCGTCCTGCTCTCATTAGGGccatttctatattatttttgtggttttactAGTCGTTTTATTAATTCAACAGGGCTTCTAGGATACTTCTACCCGTGTTATATCGATTACGTTTGTCAGGTCAGGTTGTTAGAGCTCTATTCTCTTTAATGCTAGTTCATTCGCCAACATCACCCAAGTGATCTGTATGAGAGACCTTTATGACGTATACCTTACCTCTAGGAGAATCGAATACAGTATTAGATTTAACTTTGTTACCTGATATCGGTTTATTGCCTTCTGGCTATCGGTGAATATGTTATCCTCTGTTGGCACCATATCTAttttaatccaatttacgcattacGCCATtagaattcaataaaatttaaagtttttgttccattttttccttttgtttagtttctgtgaattaagaattttgttaaaatataatttcatttgtaacatttaaaaaattcttgtttCTTCAATTACAATCAACTTCTAATACTTACACTATTTTTTCCTGTTCAATATGTTGAAATATTATATATGTTACCAACTTCCATTTCCTGTACACATTTAAACGGAAACACGAATTTTGAATTTCCTTTTAgtcgaatttaaaaaatataaaatcgtgtacgttttacaacaaataatgatTTATTATTTACCACCAAACATTTCAAAGATGTTTTATGGACCATGATTGTTAATGCCACAATAATATTGacaaaataaaatgacaaactgaacagaaaaaaacaagctCACACACAGTGTTTATGCTACCTGGCTATTAATCACATTTCtgcaaaatacaataaaaaggggaaaaaggACTGAGATCAATTAATATGAagagttaaataaacaaattcaaaatctGCATTGTTATTTAACATTAGATGGTTTTAATACTTGAAGCTTTTCTGGCATATAGAATAATTTGGCCCTAACTTATTTTAACTAAGCGCAGACCTTATAAACCAAATACATACGTATGAATACataatgttttatgtttaaatgaatataaTCGTACAACATTTCAGATGTCTGTTAACGCCAGTGGTGGTATGTGTCTTTTGAATCGGGTAAGAGTTCAATATTTACAATGCAGTCATGTGTAATATAAGAGTAAAAaggtaaaagtttgtttgttgttttgactgaatacatatacatacaagcATATATGGATtgaatacatacatgcataagcacatatatatttattctcATTGAAGGATATGTTGATGTAAAtttacacacacaaaaataataataaagttacaGGTGTATTATTTAATATGGGTTATTAATTAATCTCGATAACCTTAGAAGTTGACAGTATTTGTTAAAACTAAAgataatatgaagaaaaaagacgaatataaaaaaatcaataggaCACTAAAATCACAGTTCAATATAACAAATTGTATCTCATCTCGAAtccctatatatttttttctcggtGTATACGTGATATTTGAGTTTATCATCGTACGTTTTATGTGCAGTAAATTAATTCTACTACTACTGCCTTTTCGCTCTCATACGTGGAAATAAAACATGAAATCGCAAAATTGTGAAAAGTTTCCATAAAAGCAATCAATTAAACTTTAGATCGATATAAAATGTACCACCCATCCACCAAACACCCATCATCAATTCCAACAGCAATAAGGTAACAAAAAACATCAATGAAagatacatacaaacatgcaaTATTGACAAAATGTGAACAAAAGGATGCAGTCAGTAGaaagtttattgttatttttattatttttttcgtggGTTTGagcaaaaaagtaattttaatgttcgagttttaataaaaaatagtttcaactaaatatttatgttcaaaataatatttctagatgaaaagcttttaaaaaatagatttccTAAAGCTAAATATTTTACAGAACTATGATgctataattaatataaaaaatataaaaatatgattaacTCAGAaacactttctgagtcgatttgtcTGAtccgtgtgtccatgtaaacgttgTTATCAAAGTATAGGTTGCaggttttaaaatgaaatagttattttaaatgttttaataactcTACAAAAAATgcgaaaattataaacactagtAACgcgttaaaattcaaaaaatcctttttatataaacataaatgcgGCCACAATTACAATtagaagtaattgtaattgctaCTTTGCtaattacaaaaacaagtaatgagttactttatttatgattttttaaaataatttgctaTATTAGttctatttgattttatataaactaattctctttataaaaactgcattattttaaatcaaatataaaaaaatatttattacaacgCCCCtctcataataataaaaaccgtCATCACCcaacatattataaatattttgtcaatGGTTGTACTTTGTTGAAAATACCTTCTTAAACACGCTCTAGCGCCAATGAATAGCAGCAAACAATTCAAactcgaaaaaataaaaaatgtattaaattaaatgcaataacaagaaataaaaataaaaatgtaaaaaacataCTGTgagtatgtaaataaaaacgattgtgatcaaaaggtaaaaaaatataaaaatataagtattgtgtgtttgtttgtatttattccAAACcttatcaatttaaaaaatcttattgctgtaattaaaataaacatttacatttgtGCTTTACAACACAtacaatgttattttttttttttttgttggtcacTTTTTTGTgcagaaattattgaaaaatattatttatataagtttgttatgAGTTACACATGCAATTATTTAAGcctaaataaacattaataaatattttagtttacatatttttatttattttttatgaacaaaCACGATGACAAAATTTTAGTTGGATTTGGTTTTGTTGAACAATTATATtactatataaaaatactactttattACAATAATTAGACAGTTTTAATTCTTTGTAATTGACCTCTGCTATTCGTCCTATTTACATGGCAAATGTTGTTAAGAAGGTATAATCGTCCAATTTTCGTAAACTTAGTTACCCTGATGTCATTTCTTTGTGTTTGAAATTGTTCTAAAATccattttatgtagaaaaatgtCCGTTATATTAAGGTTTTACTGTAAACATATCCAAATAGCAAGTGGttgtaaaaatgtgtaatatacaatttaaatatgaCTAAAAACATTTATGATATGTTGCACTAAAACCGTGCAAATGATTGCATGTTTCAGTTTTCATAAACTGCACTCAgccaaatgtttttttttcgatacTTGTGTAGGTAGGATCGTGTGAGGGAATATGGTATTTAGCACTGAAGTGAAGTGCGTGCTGTAACAACACACTTTAAATACCAACCAGCCAGtcagaatgtatgtatgtttgttactAACGACATATTGAATCAACTATAACTATAATTTGTCTGGCTGCTAACAtgcttcaaaataaaattaaacccaTTAAACAGTAGATCCTTTAACAGTTTCAAgtaatatggaaaatatttgaaatttttgtctgCACATAAAGGGAGGAGTGTATAGAAAATCCTATTAAGCAAAAGATTTTGCTGGATTCAATGCAATTTATGTGAACTTGTTACAAATTGcgtgtttttatttcaaaatatacaaGTTTAATGAtgtgtttttttcataaatatttttcgtaaatgcattttaaattttgtacacaCGTTTGTAACTACTCGTTCGTAGAAATACCAACTCGATACATGCAACACTATTTACATACAATGTTACATACAGGggcaaataaatttcaatttagttttcaaaaactATGCGTGTAAGTTGAAGTTTTTATCACAGCTTTTATTTGTGTATGAAATTTGCAAAGAGAGGTGGTGGTATTTTCATAATTGTCAGTGGGCaatttttcaattcaaatcAACAAAGgtaataatttattcaaactaCTAAATATGTTTAGGTGTTACTAACTAACAAGTAAGGAAGGTGGCGATTTGTTAGGCGATAAGGAAATAATATTgagtgaaaatatttattgaatcaatgattaaaataagcaaataaGGGGTTGGTTAGAAAATGGTTGAATCATAgagattaaaattattaattcttatattttttgttatttttttgcttacagATGCCAAACGTCGAAAAGTTGCCAACACAGAGTCTATACTTGATAATAACAATGCCAATACAACATTTTCCCCcgccacaacaacagcaacaacatcatccACAACGGattcaaaatcaatatttacttCAGATGTTAGTGGTTTTGGTGGACAGCAACAAACTAGTCATAATTCAACATTTAAAATGCTGCCACCACCACtccagcaacaacagcagcagcaccaACAACCGTTGTCAAATCATCATCAACaaatgcagcaacaacaacaacaatatatgaTAACAAATCCCACTTACAATAACAATAGTATGATGGAAAGTGCTAATAAAACATGGCCCAAAGATGATAGAATGTTACCAACGCCGGCAGCATCAGCCGCATTAACACAACATGAATCAGAAGCTTCATCGCACATGACGAATGATGACAGTGAAAATATACAATGGTCATCGAATTTGTGTAATAAACCACAAGTTACATGTCATACAAAGCAACAACTAACAACGTCAGCATCTGATTCGCACAATAAAGAACACCAACAGCATCAGCGACAGCAAATGGATCACACATCCCTGTATAAAGATGACCTCAACGGTTATTTACAGCAACAAACGACATTGGTACACAATTCAATGATGAATTTAGAAACTGTTCAAGAGGAATCTGTGGCAGAAGGTGACCAAGAAGGTGAATTGGAAGATGATGATGAGGAAAATGGAGAAGAAGATGAAGAAGAAGGCGATGAGGAAATAGATGGCGATGAAGAGGATAACGATGAAAAAGAGAGTTCACGTGAACAACTTGAAGAGGGTGAGATATTAAAACCTGCCAACACTTTGACAGATTGTATTACAAATCCAGAGCTTGAGGATGAAATGGAAGAAAATACTGTAGGAGATTTTAATGAAGACGAACCTGAAGAAGATGATGAAGAAGGGGAAGATGATGAGGAAGAAGAAGAGGAAGAGGAGGAGGAGCAGGAAGAAGAAGATAATGACTGTGAAACCCAAACCGTTTTAAATGAACAAACTGTGATTGATAAAACTTCTTTAGATGTTTCAAATAATAATAGCCTCTTAAATACTAGTAATACCCTTAATTTCTACCAAATGCCAAATTCTCAAAATCAAACTATAAAACAACACAATTTCAccaatattcaaaatattgtgTCACCTAGTCAAACTGCTATTTCGAATAAGTTTTCctttagtaatttaaaaaattcaacacaaGTTACCCTAAACACACAGCAGAATCTctttaaacagcaacaacagcagtcCTCGGTTAGAACCCCTATAAAACTTATACCTACTGCTCAAGAATCTCCGGTTTCCTCTAGCACTTTGGGAGGACCACGTTCCACACCCGATCTACAACGCAACACACCAGATAATACCAAAAAACCCGAGCAAGTGGGAGCTATATCCACAAGCAATGAAAGTCCAAAACCTTGTCCAGCTTCACCGGCTGGTTCAATAGAATCGAGCAgttcaaaaatatcaaattctAAGGCAGCGCCTTCCCCCTTACCCTCACCAATTACGACGCTTCATTTGAAGCCCCAGCAGCAAGGATCTCTGCAAAAACATCCGCAGCAAGTTCGTATTTTGAGACATATAAAAAATGCCGGACAGATACAGCAATTAACACAGCAACAGCCACATCGACTAGTAGCTACTAATACTTCAAGAGCTACTGTCACCACCATCGCTGGGAATAGAGGAGCagccaccaccaccactactACCTCCTCATCTGGACAGCGCATTAATCCTACAGCACCACCCACTATAAATCAGAAAATACAGGCAACTGTGCAAAAAGTTACCGCCAATAGCACCACTAGCATACCTATCAGTCAACTGCAGCTGCAGCCTTTGCTAAGGTCCAACGATAATACAGGAAATTCTCAAATTATTATGACTTCCACTGGTCAACTTATAGTTATGCCGTCCTCGAATAATAAACCACacatacaacaacagcagcaagtgATAATTGCTAGTGGCAAtgcgacaacaacaacacaatcacatgcaacaacaaatgtaaTTATACAACAACAGGGCACTCAACAAATGGATGTCTTAAACAATACAGGACAATTGGCGACTGCCACACTGCAGCAGCAGTCCAACGGTGGCTACATCGTGTCACAAACTGCAAACACGCAAGCTTCTACTACACAACTACAACCCACTACAGTCATTTTGAATTCGGGACAAAATCTAATTACTAACAATGGTACCAAAGTTTTAACAAATACCGGCAACATAATACACACAGCCGGTGCACAACCCATAATTACAACAGCAAATCAATTGCTTACCACACCATCAAATACAGGCAATGCCACAAATGTGTTGGGCCAACAGACAGTTGTATTGAATGCTCTTCCTAATGGGGGCTATGttatacagcaacaacaaccacaagcTACACAAGCGACAACACAACCTCAGCAGCAACAATTCACCACCTTGGACAGTCAAGTAGTACAACATTTGGTGCAACAACCTGACGGACGCATTATAATAACTTCTCAAAGTGATCCAAAAAGAAGACCTAAGAAACGAAAAACTTCCCCTGTACCAACAGCCAATCCTACAAATATTACTACACAAATATCGCCTACAATACCAAATCAAACTGCTGCTTTACTGCAGCAACATGTAGCTAATCTGCAAGCTGCTACACCTGCAGCTCAAGCAGCAAATCAACCGCAAGTAGTACAGCTTACCACAGCACCAGCCGTAAATGCAGCTACTACAGCAACTTATCCCCAGCAGTTCCAGTTGGGTAATGGCATACAGGGTATAGTGGTCAATAAACCGGCCTCAACAACCACAACTACACAACCCCAACAGATTTTACTGCAAAATGGTCAAATTATACAGCCCATGAATTTAATTGGTCAACAATTAATTTTGCCCTCCGGTTTAGTTATGGCTCCCGATACTACACTCTTGCAAATACAAAATGTTGGTTCCTGTGGACCAACAACCAATATACTGACTACTACACCACAAGGAACCATGATGTTGAGAGCAACTTCTCCACAAaccaataaacaatttatacaatCTACCACTACAGGTCAGCAATACATTGTCGGTAGTAATGGCCAACTAAGTCCAATTGGTCAAATATATTCTACACCCATGGGTTTGGTAATGCCAGCCAGTACCCAACATAATCCAACAGCTACGGCAACATTCGTACAACAAAATGCCACCATACAAGTACAACAGCCACATCATCAACAAGTATCTACGCCTCAGCATATAACACTGCAGGCCCTGCAGCAACATCAGCAAAATCAACttaatcagcaacaacaacagcaacaacatcatgtTGTTAACAATCAAATGGGTATTGTTTTAGAAACGGCTACATCTTCTACAACTTCGCCCAATACCCAGTTGGCTAATTCTCGTTCAGCAGCTGCTAGTCCTCCGGATACTACAACTCATAGTCCTAGAAGTCCTGAACGACCACCAAGTCATCGTAGTGGTGGCAGTGATAtggtaaatttattttgtttaaattgtctttcaatttactaaaatgattttaaatttcattaaggTTCAGTGTGTTTCCAGTTCGGAACCAGATGGTGGTACAGTCTCTCCCTTAAGCACTGACAGTCGTCAATCGCCATCGACTACAGTTTGTGAAAAAGgtaagctttttttattatagtctTCAGTTTAATAAAATCAAGAATCTTTGACATTGTTGTAATAATGCTTTCCACATCTGACTCATTactataaataattacaaacagttCGAATAAGTAGTAATATACAACTAAGgtttaaaattctattactGGTTGACCGGCAAAGGCAAACttatcttaatttattaaatccaATTTCTGCATTCCATATTGCaaaaacaattctttaaaaaatcaaacaaaattaaaaaatattgtctaatataacattttcatttaacaacCCAAACCCATGTTAAATTTTAACGATACATTGTTGTCATATTGATTACGGGTTGTATCATTTCGGCAATACGTTGTTATAATTCCTACTACGCAACGTTATGTTTGAGAGCATAGCAGCGTATCATTGATTACATAATGTTAAATCGAATCTGTGTTTaggattttattgttgttaattcGACAACTATTCGTACATACTTTGACAACAgatgttaatgaaaaattatgaaCACTTTcatgtcaatttggtaccaagcGTATATAATTCTAAAACGTCTATTTTTCTATATGAAGGTAATATTTCAGAaccaaattaacaaataaaaatctattaattggAATAAAATTTGGAGTCTTTAGgttattcaaatataaaatataattttatttgttcaattaGTTTTGAAGATATCACCGAATTTAAATTGTGCGATTTCGGACCattcttatttgaaaaaacaaaaacaaagaagacttattttaaaacatatgatTTATTACTTTGTTCTTTTCGAGAGAAAAAAACTACGacgaaaacattaataaaatacaaatttgcaatgataaataccaaaataaaaaaatattaaacttaatccTTAAGGCATTCAAACCTAAACGTCCTTCATGAGAATATAAAAGGCCACaaaaaatttatctattttttatatacagcaataaaatacacataaaatataaaaaggaccttgtaataaaaaccaaatacataaaataacaaataactaaGTAAATGTATAAGAATTTCAAAGATTAGGACAGACaagaataaaaagtaaataaatgcaAGAGTGTATGTCTTACATGACCcaatatgttttcttaaaatgtttaaaaagcacTCAGGGTAAAACAAATGTCCTAAAGGACATTGTTTTAATACGAATTTTACAATTATGAAAAGATAATCATTAAACTGACacattaaataatgaaaatgttagTCATGATGAAATAAAATCGCATAATTTTACagtcataaaaaatacataaaattaaaaaattaaagttttttttcaaactgtTACACATTTTCCTCTGATTTGGGaagaatttgtatattttatttttatttttatactgaTTATACTGAGTGTCGTAAATTGCATGCACTATTAGCCAGCTAACTGTAACAGGCACATTCATTTATTATAGTAtcaaattttaacaattcatATACCATAAAACCAACAATGACTTATTTTCTACATTTGTTACAAAATGTATAAACTTCAATGAAGCTTGACATTAAATTAAGCTATTCAATGGCAGAGGAATATTAAGGATATGTTGAGTagattatgtttttaaatagctatatacatatgtatatacattagggtggtCCAAAATAAAAGTTGCTGAAGTTCCCAatgaaaggaaaatatttatttcattctaaGAAACTATTTCACAAAGTTTTTGTCTATATTTAGTGAGTTGAAATCAGATgttaaaaaactctttttttcaggtttttatatttttttgtcttgtttGTACTTCGACCCATATCCTTTAGTAAATTATGaatcaatgaaaaatttaaattgtttttaagaaattataaaattttcaatattttaaacaaacaatgaaTAAAATGGAAAACCATTAAAAAGAATTTGTATCCTTTGACCCGAGCACATATTGGTACTGATATTGAGAAAAGCCATTTCCGGTGGGAATATTAGAACCTTATGCTTTCTCCTAatgtacattcatacatatctGTTTGTCTGAAAATTAAG
This genomic window contains:
- the LOC111676098 gene encoding putative mediator of RNA polymerase II transcription subunit 26 isoform X1 codes for the protein MAATSAGHLQPQQQQQPTQQQQQKMNTAAATMNGNINRNTPQQQQQQQQQPQIHNLQQQQHVMQQYALKQQQQQHNYNMQQHMHQQQMMQQQQQQQHIHQQQMHLKMQQQQMFQNQSSQDASTNMMPCQNYMTPMPQTQNKFAGNSYNNNATAQMPSHYQNQFPNNQRSMQQNGNLPTGLVNGNSANNSNMNSRATCIPPNVVAPSANQNIYPHQSNNNNNCNMMPQHNHNNNMIAHQQQQQNSCSTHYNQQQQQQQQQQSQKLQQMPTQTDLKNVNHINARHQLQTMHTNTKQHVANNDNNNCNTNCNANCNTNISNNHFNANGLNSNGLNSSNINANANANNNHNHSMLSEVKANIPHGWRRLTNNNNEIVYISPTGSTLRSPFQIKDYLLSPGTCKCGLPCPLQPEYFFDFNVQVPNTPLTMPAYQNNNNNNDFNVSTSNSSITTQSTTSTSSFHASCSLQQSALTTSTAPSGAFVVPPMDTSSSSSSLSSSSSLCSTATIPSATSPSSLTCLHLKRFLDCQQLHAHPMESFNKDAKRRKVANTESILDNNNANTTFSPATTTATTSSTTDSKSIFTSDVSGFGGQQQTSHNSTFKMLPPPLQQQQQQHQQPLSNHHQQMQQQQQQYMITNPTYNNNSMMESANKTWPKDDRMLPTPAASAALTQHESEASSHMTNDDSENIQWSSNLCNKPQVTCHTKQQLTTSASDSHNKEHQQHQRQQMDHTSLYKDDLNGYLQQQTTLVHNSMMNLETVQEESVAEGDQEGELEDDDEENGEEDEEEGDEEIDGDEEDNDEKESSREQLEEGEILKPANTLTDCITNPELEDEMEENTVGDFNEDEPEEDDEEGEDDEEEEEEEEEEQEEEDNDCETQTVLNEQTVIDKTSLDVSNNNSLLNTSNTLNFYQMPNSQNQTIKQHNFTNIQNIVSPSQTAISNKFSFSNLKNSTQVTLNTQQNLFKQQQQQSSVRTPIKLIPTAQESPVSSSTLGGPRSTPDLQRNTPDNTKKPEQVGAISTSNESPKPCPASPAGSIESSSSKISNSKAAPSPLPSPITTLHLKPQQQGSLQKHPQQVRILRHIKNAGQIQQLTQQQPHRLVATNTSRATVTTIAGNRGAATTTTTTSSSGQRINPTAPPTINQKIQATVQKVTANSTTSIPISQLQLQPLLRSNDNTGNSQIIMTSTGQLIVMPSSNNKPHIQQQQQVIIASGNATTTTQSHATTNVIIQQQGTQQMDVLNNTGQLATATLQQQSNGGYIVSQTANTQASTTQLQPTTVILNSGQNLITNNGTKVLTNTGNIIHTAGAQPIITTANQLLTTPSNTGNATNVLGQQTVVLNALPNGGYVIQQQQPQATQATTQPQQQQFTTLDSQVVQHLVQQPDGRIIITSQSDPKRRPKKRKTSPVPTANPTNITTQISPTIPNQTAALLQQHVANLQAATPAAQAANQPQVVQLTTAPAVNAATTATYPQQFQLGNGIQGIVVNKPASTTTTTQPQQILLQNGQIIQPMNLIGQQLILPSGLVMAPDTTLLQIQNVGSCGPTTNILTTTPQGTMMLRATSPQTNKQFIQSTTTGQQYIVGSNGQLSPIGQIYSTPMGLVMPASTQHNPTATATFVQQNATIQVQQPHHQQVSTPQHITLQALQQHQQNQLNQQQQQQQHHVVNNQMGIVLETATSSTTSPNTQLANSRSAAASPPDTTTHSPRSPERPPSHRSGGSDMVQCVSSSEPDGGTVSPLSTDSRQSPSTTVCEKGIVMSTAYQNTNIYKPTEAKIRRVQTPPQYQVVGGGGAAASSNGSTAATATHITGLTNLTLHNTVNNPQHHQADNGGSNKPDTHDSPQNSPTTTLMITPPPPRTPTPQQQLYQMDYQQQQLKTPSKNSNTKNRNRCLKTSPRVVNKSLELVDNTPVSPSSSSPPLAASLQRTFSVGELIWGPARGFPAWPGKVVKILDNQSESVWVQWFGGGGRSNTEIMAIHLLQSLSEGLEAHHKAQKDTRKSRKLNSQLEKAIQEAMTELDRISASSTTPTGSAKQIQQPTSSTPHQNSPNRANKRPIPRTGGYDLIAGLNNNTSSNIISTTTGSSQPRHKPIRIAPAPPGGAANNSPTKSSTSTNNINQINTPSSASAAK